One Ostrinia nubilalis chromosome 6, ilOstNubi1.1, whole genome shotgun sequence genomic region harbors:
- the LOC135072706 gene encoding acylphosphatase-1 has translation MDSDSIDPNVLASVEFEVYGQVQGCYFTKYCKELAEQIGITGWVKNSKKGTIVGKIQGNKSVLDHMIEWLKTTGSPGCKIEKCELTNWEYLARLDYTDFGIRF, from the exons ATGGATTCGGATAGTATAGATCCTAATGTGCTGGCATCAGTGGAGTTTGAAGTGTATGGGCAAGTTCAAG GTTGTTACTTTACAAAATACTGCAAAGAACTGGCGGAGCAGATCGGCATAACCGGCTGGGTGAAGAACTCCAAGAAAGGCACCATCGTCGGCAAGATACAAGGGAACAAATCTGTTTTGGATCACAT GATCGAGTGGCTGAAGACGACCGGCTCTCCTGGCTGCAAGATTGAGAAGTGTGAGCTGACCAACTGGGAGTACCTAGCCCGGTTAGACTACACCGACTTCGGCATACGGTTTTGA